A single window of Paenibacillus sp. SYP-B4298 DNA harbors:
- a CDS encoding response regulator: MRTILVDDEPFILEKLEHMLRQHEALEVVAAYTDPLQALEEVHSTRPDCAFLDIEMAGLNGIELAERLAAACSGLQVVFVTAYNHFASQAFDVNAIDYLLKPIRPERLHHAVNKLVQREAQLPRHPEHSCTIRCFGAFEVIVNHRPIRWSRSRARELLAYLLQHEGKWISKYKLCDELWPTYSPERALSYLQICLHALRKTLREAGCTQIVIDYSNNKYSLTVQTVDWDLRSFEEASHAFSTTGSPEAAERALRWCRAEYMEGEDWLWASLPRESYIIRYDRLKQVIEEEEEVEEVEE; the protein is encoded by the coding sequence ATGCGTACCATTCTGGTAGACGATGAACCGTTTATTCTAGAGAAGCTGGAGCACATGCTGAGGCAGCATGAAGCGTTGGAGGTTGTGGCGGCCTATACCGACCCGCTGCAGGCACTGGAGGAGGTTCACTCCACCCGGCCAGACTGTGCCTTTCTCGACATCGAGATGGCAGGCCTGAACGGGATTGAGCTGGCAGAGCGTCTTGCTGCTGCCTGCTCCGGGCTTCAGGTTGTGTTTGTGACGGCGTACAATCACTTCGCCTCGCAGGCCTTCGATGTCAATGCGATCGATTATTTGTTGAAGCCGATTCGTCCTGAGCGTCTTCATCATGCGGTGAACAAGCTGGTGCAGAGAGAGGCCCAGCTACCCAGGCATCCCGAGCATAGCTGTACAATTCGCTGCTTCGGCGCGTTCGAGGTGATCGTGAATCATCGACCGATCAGATGGAGCCGTTCGCGAGCAAGGGAGCTGCTGGCCTATCTGCTCCAGCACGAAGGCAAGTGGATCTCCAAGTACAAGCTGTGCGATGAGCTGTGGCCGACGTATTCGCCGGAGCGAGCGCTGTCCTATCTGCAGATCTGCCTGCATGCTCTACGCAAAACCTTGCGAGAGGCAGGATGTACGCAGATCGTCATCGACTACTCGAACAATAAATACAGCTTGACGGTGCAGACGGTGGATTGGGACTTGCGGAGCTTTGAGGAAGCCAGTCATGCCTTCAGCACCACGGGATCGCCAGAGGCTGCAGAGCGCGCCCTGAGATGGTGCAGGGCCGAATATATGGAGGGAGAGGACTGGCTATGGGCCAGCCTGCCCCGTGAATCATACATTATTCGCTATGATCGCTTGAAGCAAGTCATTGAGGAAGAGGAGGAAGTGGAGGAGGTCGAGGAGTAA
- a CDS encoding ATP-binding protein codes for MILSRKRWGIIPLVYYIQTSAIGLGITLIISFHMLIHNAERSASRRIFWGLILSNMLLLVLELLLNTLTGNSADMSRTLLPVIVFLFYMMNPVPEALWVLYLDAIIRKNAAVPDKRLVIAVSIPFILNLLLALLSLSGGQLFTIDADNVYHRGPYFALMLLCCYGYLLYMLLLIYVKRKSLQMNELVVSIFAALLPVVAGAIQSLFYGISLIWIALSFSLLIAYINLQNEQVYRELRALNRMKDEFLANTSHELRTPLNGIINITSTVMESSVNTLDDRQRHNLRIVISSAKRLSRLINDILDISSMKSGELRLQKSAVQLHSIVESVLDMLRRSASNKETVLINRIPQELPPIHVDMERLYQIFYNLVGNAQKFTSSGRIELGAALGEQQVQIWVEDTGCGIPADKLGSIFQPFYQVDAGLGRETGGTGLGLAITKNLVELHGGTIQVVSTEGQGSRFTFTLPISRTDLRERSMQPAPARQPAAYEVAVAMEEWLPTGSEPEERRYAVLAVDDDPTSLTALYHILELEGYYVKAVSSGEAALEELRDNGSYDLMVLDVMMPRMSGYEVLEQIRQRFEPVDMPVLLLTAKARPEDLLAGFEAGASDYLSKPFEAVELRARVKTLVQLKESVSMRLETEMSFLQAQIKPHFLYNSLSVIAALSTQEPQRAEQLLYDLSDYLRGSFQFDNYEGVTFLSSELATVRAYVSLEQARFRDTLHVVFDVDDEIDIPIPMLVVQPLVENAIRHGVSKKPGGGVVSLSVQRGSGNTVITVADNGVGMTEATWRELLNGQVPGQGVGLQNIQRRMIVRYGHGLEIQSAVGAGTSVTLRIPD; via the coding sequence TTGATTCTGAGCAGGAAGAGGTGGGGCATTATCCCGCTCGTATACTACATCCAGACCTCAGCGATTGGGCTGGGGATCACGCTAATTATTTCCTTCCATATGCTGATACATAATGCGGAGAGGAGCGCCTCCAGACGAATATTCTGGGGACTCATCCTCTCTAATATGCTGCTGCTCGTGCTGGAGCTGCTGCTAAATACACTTACGGGCAACAGCGCTGACATGTCCCGTACTCTATTGCCTGTCATTGTGTTTCTATTCTATATGATGAACCCGGTTCCCGAGGCCCTGTGGGTGTTATATCTGGATGCAATTATTCGGAAGAATGCGGCGGTTCCTGACAAGAGACTGGTCATAGCCGTTTCCATCCCGTTTATACTGAATCTGCTGCTAGCCTTGCTCAGTCTGTCCGGCGGTCAACTCTTCACCATTGATGCGGACAATGTCTATCACCGCGGGCCGTATTTTGCCCTCATGCTGCTATGCTGCTACGGCTATCTGCTCTATATGCTCCTTCTTATCTATGTAAAACGCAAATCGCTGCAGATGAATGAACTCGTCGTATCTATCTTCGCCGCTTTGCTGCCGGTCGTTGCCGGTGCCATCCAGAGTCTGTTCTATGGGATCAGCCTGATCTGGATAGCGCTTTCCTTTTCCTTGCTTATTGCGTATATCAATCTGCAAAATGAACAGGTATATCGTGAACTCCGCGCGCTGAATCGGATGAAGGATGAATTTCTGGCGAACACCTCCCACGAGCTGCGTACCCCTCTGAACGGGATTATCAATATTACGAGTACTGTAATGGAGAGCAGCGTCAATACGCTGGATGACAGGCAGCGTCACAATCTGCGCATCGTCATCTCATCTGCCAAACGGCTATCCCGTCTGATTAATGACATTTTGGATATATCCAGCATGAAGAGCGGTGAGCTGCGCCTGCAAAAAAGCGCCGTACAGCTTCACTCGATCGTAGAGAGTGTTCTGGACATGCTCCGGCGGTCTGCCAGCAACAAGGAGACGGTGCTGATCAATCGCATTCCGCAGGAGCTGCCGCCCATTCATGTCGATATGGAGCGACTCTACCAGATATTCTATAATCTTGTCGGCAATGCGCAGAAGTTTACGTCTAGCGGACGGATCGAACTGGGAGCGGCTCTGGGGGAGCAGCAGGTGCAGATCTGGGTGGAGGATACCGGCTGCGGTATTCCTGCGGACAAGCTGGGGAGCATCTTCCAGCCCTTCTATCAAGTGGATGCGGGGCTGGGTAGAGAGACCGGAGGCACCGGACTGGGACTGGCGATTACGAAGAATCTGGTCGAGCTCCACGGCGGAACGATACAGGTAGTCTCGACAGAGGGGCAGGGGAGCCGCTTCACCTTCACCCTGCCGATCAGCCGCACGGATCTAAGAGAGAGGAGCATGCAGCCTGCGCCTGCGCGTCAGCCCGCTGCATATGAAGTAGCCGTCGCTATGGAAGAGTGGCTCCCGACTGGCTCTGAGCCGGAGGAGAGACGGTATGCTGTTCTTGCGGTGGATGATGATCCGACGAGCCTGACGGCGCTGTATCACATACTGGAGCTTGAGGGCTATTATGTGAAGGCGGTATCCAGCGGAGAGGCGGCGCTGGAGGAGCTGCGGGACAATGGCAGCTATGATCTGATGGTTCTCGATGTGATGATGCCGAGGATGTCCGGCTATGAGGTGCTGGAGCAGATCCGCCAGCGGTTCGAGCCTGTCGATATGCCGGTGCTGCTGCTGACAGCCAAGGCCAGACCGGAGGACCTGCTGGCAGGCTTCGAGGCCGGAGCGAGCGACTACCTCTCCAAGCCGTTCGAGGCGGTAGAGCTGAGGGCTAGAGTGAAGACGCTTGTTCAGCTAAAGGAGTCGGTCAGCATGCGGCTGGAGACCGAGATGTCCTTCCTGCAGGCGCAGATCAAGCCACACTTTCTGTACAATTCGCTTAGTGTGATTGCCGCGCTGAGCACTCAGGAGCCGCAACGGGCAGAGCAGTTGCTCTATGATCTCTCGGATTATCTGCGCGGCAGCTTTCAATTTGACAACTACGAGGGTGTTACATTTCTGTCGAGTGAGCTGGCTACGGTGCGCGCCTATGTCTCCCTGGAGCAGGCTCGTTTCCGTGATACGCTGCATGTCGTCTTCGATGTAGATGACGAGATTGACATTCCGATTCCGATGCTGGTCGTGCAGCCGCTGGTGGAGAATGCGATCCGCCATGGCGTGTCCAAAAAGCCTGGCGGCGGTGTGGTCAGCCTAAGCGTGCAGCGCGGCAGCGGCAACACGGTCATTACCGTCGCGGATAATGGTGTGGGCATGACGGAGGCGACATGGCGCGAGCTTCTGAACGGCCAGGTGCCCGGTCAGGGAGTGGGGCTGCAAAATATACAGCGGCGGATGATTGTCCGCTATGGGCATGGACTGGAGATACAGAGCGCTGTGGGCGCAGGCACATCGGTAACACTGCGTATCCCGGATTGA
- a CDS encoding RNA polymerase sigma factor, translated as MEQWFNLIRNRFDNLNIEIQKVLYVSYYQFVYRDIYFMLREHAFTEDVIQDTFMKMITKGPMLPSNSNIPAWIKQVARHTAIDYLRRIHKETKLVEGLYLSSRELSGEDSVAKVVENKWRDEILHQAIKELKPDYQKLLRLFYFDGNTYKEIGLKLHIKETVLTQRMTRARKKLLQLFLQKCNGSNDRNIKYWSST; from the coding sequence ATGGAACAATGGTTCAATTTAATACGTAATCGATTTGACAACTTGAATATTGAAATTCAAAAGGTGTTGTACGTCTCTTATTATCAGTTCGTATATCGCGATATATATTTCATGCTTCGTGAGCATGCTTTCACAGAAGATGTGATTCAAGATACCTTTATGAAAATGATCACTAAAGGCCCCATGCTCCCTTCTAATAGTAATATTCCGGCCTGGATCAAACAGGTAGCGCGTCATACTGCCATTGATTATTTAAGAAGAATACATAAAGAGACTAAGTTAGTTGAAGGTTTATACCTGAGTAGTAGAGAGTTATCAGGGGAAGACAGTGTGGCAAAAGTAGTGGAAAACAAATGGCGAGATGAAATACTGCATCAGGCTATTAAAGAATTAAAACCAGACTATCAAAAGTTACTGCGTCTATTTTATTTTGACGGAAATACATACAAAGAAATTGGACTAAAGCTACACATAAAGGAAACAGTCCTTACTCAGCGTATGACTAGAGCGCGAAAAAAATTACTCCAACTTTTTTTACAAAAATGCAATGGTAGCAATGATCGAAATATAAAATATTGGAGTTCCACCTAA
- a CDS encoding AraC family transcriptional regulator has translation MIDRQEMIRYYTPEMVDVAMKIWMRSAVSLIDIRFKAIQRNSPLENYLLPANMFIYTHGAPVSILLNQEPYRTERYGLCHAGKGSLLSIAPVETDVDAFMILYKADAPPFYKRNLRKLMATVNPFNQLYGFAPTNPIFFVEKFHLMLESWNTKVSMDQFYAKVLLYQVVHHVYVELKKGDIRYMEPDYVEWVKEYLNRHFTEPISLQALSDRLPINRSVLARMFRKRENSSMQEYLIKKRIEAAKAYLVETNASIQEVAYGSGFTDEYNMIRMFRRYVHVSPGEYRRKRSMNCINKDIDNNYQSLYNDGGLDDLVNYDRDGEYSMFGQLRNKQMIVAAALCLMLLLSACSAGTTTNNGSAASQTPIQTQQVKETSDGGNAAEKQTRIIKTVLGDVEVPTNPQRVVVQYLMGDVLSLGITPVGVSDAYEGAAFREMVSDSVSLGGVQSWEAESVMMLTPDLILVISEEDARKFSKIAPTVFIPHGEMTQDERVTFIGEVLNRQEEAVAAIQAYRSNLEQAKAKLANAGFDEYTVSVFESIDDASMAVHGDKYGAGSIVYASLNLNAPEAVQTNILDNESYSEPVSFEVLPAYTGDFIVRNVFEGMVDLSGNAIWNSLPAVQNDRVIEMEFGLNYYSDIYSATAQINHVTDSLLQAIK, from the coding sequence ATGATCGACAGGCAAGAGATGATTCGTTACTATACACCGGAGATGGTAGATGTCGCTATGAAAATATGGATGCGTTCAGCGGTATCTTTAATTGATATAAGGTTTAAAGCCATCCAGCGAAACAGCCCGCTAGAAAATTACTTGTTGCCAGCTAACATGTTTATCTATACACATGGAGCGCCAGTGAGCATACTGCTGAATCAGGAGCCTTATCGAACAGAACGGTATGGTTTATGTCATGCCGGTAAAGGAAGCTTGTTATCCATTGCTCCGGTTGAGACCGATGTGGATGCGTTTATGATTCTATACAAAGCAGACGCGCCACCGTTCTACAAGCGTAATCTGCGCAAGCTGATGGCAACGGTCAATCCGTTTAACCAGCTATATGGATTCGCCCCGACCAACCCTATTTTTTTTGTGGAAAAATTCCACCTTATGCTAGAGTCGTGGAACACAAAAGTAAGTATGGATCAATTTTATGCCAAGGTTCTCTTGTATCAAGTCGTTCATCATGTTTATGTTGAATTGAAAAAAGGGGATATACGCTATATGGAGCCGGATTATGTGGAATGGGTCAAGGAGTATCTAAACAGACACTTTACTGAGCCCATATCGCTTCAAGCTCTATCGGATCGGCTGCCAATAAACAGGAGTGTTTTGGCACGTATGTTTCGCAAACGAGAAAATAGCAGCATGCAGGAGTACTTGATAAAGAAACGGATAGAGGCGGCCAAAGCATATCTAGTCGAAACGAATGCGTCGATACAAGAGGTTGCTTATGGAAGTGGATTTACAGACGAATATAATATGATTAGAATGTTCAGAAGGTATGTGCATGTCTCCCCCGGCGAATACCGTCGCAAAAGGTCAATGAATTGTATCAATAAGGACATTGATAATAATTATCAATCTCTATACAATGATGGAGGGCTGGATGATCTGGTCAATTATGATAGAGATGGGGAGTACAGCATGTTTGGACAATTAAGAAATAAGCAAATGATTGTAGCGGCTGCATTGTGTTTAATGCTGCTGTTATCGGCGTGTAGTGCAGGCACGACAACCAATAATGGCAGTGCAGCGAGCCAGACGCCTATACAGACACAGCAGGTTAAGGAAACATCGGATGGGGGGAATGCCGCCGAAAAGCAAACACGTATTATCAAGACGGTGTTGGGCGATGTTGAGGTGCCGACGAATCCACAGCGTGTTGTCGTTCAATATTTGATGGGGGATGTACTTTCCCTCGGCATTACGCCAGTGGGCGTTTCAGATGCTTACGAAGGCGCTGCTTTTAGAGAGATGGTATCAGATTCCGTAAGTCTGGGAGGGGTTCAATCCTGGGAAGCGGAAAGCGTCATGATGTTAACACCGGATTTAATTCTCGTTATTAGCGAGGAAGACGCCAGAAAGTTTTCAAAAATCGCACCGACCGTTTTTATTCCACATGGTGAAATGACTCAGGATGAGCGTGTTACCTTTATCGGTGAGGTGCTTAACAGACAGGAGGAGGCTGTTGCGGCTATTCAAGCCTATCGCAGTAATCTGGAGCAGGCAAAAGCCAAGCTTGCTAATGCCGGTTTTGATGAGTATACCGTCTCGGTGTTTGAAAGCATCGATGATGCCTCCATGGCCGTTCATGGAGACAAATATGGTGCAGGCAGCATCGTCTATGCTTCACTAAATTTGAATGCGCCTGAGGCTGTGCAAACTAATATTCTGGATAATGAATCTTACAGTGAGCCGGTGTCGTTTGAGGTTTTGCCGGCATATACGGGAGACTTTATTGTCCGTAACGTTTTTGAAGGCATGGTTGATTTATCCGGGAACGCCATATGGAACTCCCTTCCCGCAGTACAGAATGATCGTGTGATCGAAATGGAGTTTGGTTTGAATTACTATAGCGATATTTACTCCGCAACTGCTCAAATTAATCACGTAACGGACTCCTTGCTTCAAGCGATTAAATAG
- a CDS encoding benzoate/H(+) symporter BenE family transporter, translating into MNTHSPLLRGRDLISPTIAALISVIVNYGGTFILVFQAAKAAGLSPEMTASWIWSISIGVGVTGIWLSYRYREPIITAWSTPGVAFLVSVLGITPYPEAVGAYILSAVGFIILGLSGMFERFVRLIPPGIASGLLAGILLQFGISAFGGAKLDPWLVVLLFGSYILLRRFTSRYAIVGILLIGLVYLISTGKADFSTVRLAVASPVLVMPEFTLHSALGVALPLFVITLTGQYMPGMLVLRNDGFKTSANPILAITGLGSLLAAPFGSHAFNVAAITAAICTGKDAHEEASKRYIAGIVCGILYITVGIFGVTLAALFLILPSTFIATLAGLALLGTIGGSLASALADPSGRETALITFLATAANVTLLGVGGAFWGLVAGLAAHLLMHGKLRGKRSKLSEAQPAQSER; encoded by the coding sequence ATGAATACGCATTCCCCGTTGCTTCGTGGGCGCGATCTCATCTCGCCGACAATCGCTGCACTGATCTCGGTTATTGTTAACTACGGGGGCACGTTTATCCTTGTATTCCAGGCGGCCAAGGCGGCGGGCCTAAGTCCGGAGATGACGGCTTCATGGATCTGGTCAATCTCGATCGGGGTCGGTGTAACCGGAATATGGCTCAGCTATCGCTACCGAGAACCAATCATTACCGCCTGGTCTACGCCAGGCGTTGCTTTCCTCGTATCCGTCCTGGGAATCACGCCGTATCCAGAAGCGGTCGGGGCGTATATCCTCTCTGCCGTCGGGTTTATTATATTAGGGCTGTCGGGCATGTTCGAGCGATTTGTCCGCCTCATCCCGCCTGGCATCGCTTCTGGGCTGCTGGCCGGCATCTTACTGCAATTCGGCATCTCTGCTTTTGGCGGAGCAAAGCTCGACCCGTGGCTCGTCGTGCTTCTATTCGGCTCTTATATCTTGCTCAGGCGGTTTACTTCCCGTTATGCGATCGTTGGCATATTGCTCATCGGACTTGTCTATCTCATTAGTACCGGCAAGGCGGATTTCAGCACAGTTCGACTGGCGGTCGCCTCTCCTGTGCTGGTCATGCCAGAGTTCACGCTGCATTCCGCCTTGGGCGTGGCTCTGCCGCTATTCGTCATCACCTTGACGGGGCAATACATGCCGGGGATGCTGGTGCTGCGCAATGATGGCTTCAAGACCAGTGCCAATCCGATCCTGGCCATCACCGGACTCGGCTCGCTGCTTGCGGCACCGTTCGGCTCGCATGCCTTCAATGTCGCTGCGATAACTGCAGCGATCTGTACCGGCAAGGATGCTCATGAAGAGGCGTCCAAGCGGTATATAGCCGGTATTGTCTGCGGCATCCTGTATATCACCGTCGGGATTTTCGGTGTGACACTGGCAGCACTGTTCCTGATCTTGCCATCGACCTTTATTGCCACACTGGCAGGCTTGGCGCTTCTGGGGACGATCGGCGGCAGCCTTGCGAGCGCATTAGCGGACCCGAGCGGGCGCGAGACGGCGCTCATTACATTCTTGGCAACAGCAGCCAATGTGACACTGCTTGGCGTCGGTGGCGCCTTCTGGGGGCTGGTCGCAGGCTTGGCTGCGCATCTGCTGATGCACGGGAAGCTTCGTGGGAAGCGCAGCAAGCTGAGCGAGGCGCAGCCGGCTCAGTCGGAGCGCTAA
- the pdxR gene encoding MocR-like pyridoxine biosynthesis transcription factor PdxR has translation MLQVKRKDKRPIWQQLLDQAIHNITTGKWAPGELLLPTRELAALIGVSRSTVQTVYEELFSRGYTVTSRRGGTRVSDSIYKPDTKEDSPAQGPVPPRLPSLHASIGQLHSWFGDKEQHYAAIDFSPHEPYLDEHFQKNWRHSFLKASTAADLDSWAYGDAYGFMPLREQIQRYLSLERGIHVDTEQILLTSGAQHSLDLIAQALLEEGSTVAVEDPGFPAAWMTMHYRRMQVAPVAVDEHGLCVECIDPSARLVFVTPSHQCATGVIMAEPRRQQLLRQASERQFWIVEDDYDSEFRYRGDPLPTLFSQQQQNTLYMMSFSKMIAPGIRVSAVIGPQEAIRQMALVQELTYRQLPIMEQLTLTHFIEQGHFRRHMRRVRNVYRRRHAAMTKALAASGLSERFTLSGAETGLHMLLEAQPSYDEATVTRLALEQGIRIYPLSKYCLNSDRRGWVLGFAKVDEAEIEAGIMRLAQLLMHN, from the coding sequence ATGCTCCAGGTAAAACGAAAGGATAAACGCCCCATCTGGCAGCAACTGCTGGATCAGGCGATTCATAATATTACAACGGGAAAATGGGCTCCCGGCGAGCTGTTGCTGCCGACCCGCGAGCTTGCCGCCTTGATCGGCGTCTCCCGCTCAACGGTGCAGACCGTGTACGAGGAGCTGTTCAGCCGGGGGTACACCGTCACCTCCCGCCGTGGCGGGACTCGCGTCAGTGATTCGATCTATAAGCCGGACACCAAGGAGGACAGTCCCGCTCAAGGGCCTGTTCCGCCTCGCCTGCCATCGCTTCATGCTTCCATCGGACAGTTGCACAGTTGGTTTGGAGACAAGGAGCAGCACTATGCCGCGATCGATTTCAGTCCTCATGAGCCTTATCTGGACGAGCATTTTCAAAAAAACTGGCGTCATTCCTTCCTCAAGGCTTCGACAGCCGCCGATCTGGACAGTTGGGCTTATGGCGATGCCTATGGGTTTATGCCGCTGCGAGAGCAGATACAGCGGTATCTGTCGCTAGAACGCGGCATTCATGTGGATACTGAACAGATTCTGTTAACCTCTGGCGCACAGCATAGCCTCGATCTGATCGCCCAGGCTCTCCTGGAGGAGGGATCGACGGTCGCAGTTGAGGACCCTGGATTTCCTGCCGCCTGGATGACCATGCACTATCGCCGTATGCAGGTGGCCCCGGTTGCTGTCGATGAGCATGGTCTTTGTGTCGAATGCATCGATCCGAGCGCCCGGCTGGTATTTGTGACGCCGTCGCATCAATGCGCGACGGGCGTCATTATGGCCGAGCCTCGCAGGCAGCAACTGCTGCGACAGGCTTCAGAACGACAATTCTGGATTGTGGAGGATGATTATGATAGCGAATTCCGCTATCGGGGCGATCCGCTCCCCACTCTATTCAGCCAGCAGCAGCAGAACACGCTGTACATGATGAGCTTCTCCAAGATGATTGCCCCCGGCATCCGGGTCTCTGCTGTCATCGGCCCACAGGAAGCGATCCGCCAGATGGCGCTCGTTCAGGAGCTCACTTATCGGCAGCTCCCGATTATGGAGCAGCTCACCTTGACTCATTTTATCGAGCAAGGGCACTTCAGGCGCCATATGAGACGAGTGCGCAATGTATATCGACGCAGACATGCCGCGATGACGAAGGCGCTCGCTGCATCGGGACTGAGCGAGCGCTTCACATTGAGCGGCGCGGAGACCGGGCTGCATATGCTTCTTGAGGCGCAGCCCTCATATGACGAAGCGACCGTGACGAGACTCGCGCTAGAGCAAGGCATCCGCATCTATCCACTGAGCAAGTATTGCCTGAATAGCGACCGCAGAGGCTGGGTGCTTGGCTTCGCCAAGGTGGATGAGGCTGAGATAGAAGCGGGCATTATGCGGCTGGCGCAGCTCCTAATGCACAATTAG
- a CDS encoding acetylornithine transaminase codes for MERSYLFPTYNKFPLTLVRGRESTLWDEEGNAYLDFMTGLAVCNVGHVPERVKGRIQEQLEQLWHVSNLFHVPVQEELAGKLVASSCADLVFFCNSGAEANEAAIKCARRYHQHVLGNQRYEVITFEQSFHGRTMATLTATGQAKVKDGFGPLPEGFVHARYNDIDSVRSCMTERTAAVMLELVQGESGVHPVNVTFIQELSELCEKNGVLLIVDEVQTGIGRTGRLFAYEHYGIEPDMMTLAKGLASGLPIGAMMGKEKLREAFSAGSHASTFGGSPLPVTAGLATLEMILEDRAWEQAGTAGAYLIRELTEHCLGYPIIREVRGLGLLVGVEFTEPVAPIIQRLHQKGLLVLPGGTHVIRFMPNLYVNHDEIDRAVAVLVQVLQEWEGTATANPQVAAP; via the coding sequence GTGGAGAGAAGTTATTTATTCCCTACCTACAACAAATTCCCGCTCACCCTGGTGAGAGGGCGTGAGTCCACCTTGTGGGATGAGGAAGGGAACGCTTATCTGGATTTTATGACGGGGCTTGCAGTGTGCAATGTCGGACATGTGCCGGAGAGGGTGAAGGGGCGGATTCAGGAGCAACTGGAGCAGTTATGGCATGTATCTAACCTGTTTCATGTTCCAGTTCAAGAGGAATTGGCTGGGAAGCTGGTGGCGAGCAGTTGCGCCGATCTGGTGTTCTTCTGCAACAGCGGGGCCGAAGCGAATGAAGCGGCTATTAAATGTGCCCGCCGCTACCATCAGCATGTGCTGGGGAATCAACGATATGAGGTTATTACGTTCGAGCAATCGTTTCATGGACGCACGATGGCTACACTGACAGCGACGGGACAAGCGAAGGTCAAGGATGGCTTTGGGCCGTTGCCGGAGGGATTCGTACATGCACGCTACAACGATATAGACAGTGTACGCAGTTGCATGACAGAGCGAACTGCCGCGGTCATGCTGGAGCTGGTGCAAGGGGAGAGCGGTGTTCATCCGGTCAATGTCACATTCATACAGGAGCTGTCTGAGCTGTGTGAGAAGAACGGTGTGCTGCTGATTGTGGATGAGGTGCAGACGGGGATCGGCAGGACAGGGCGGCTGTTTGCCTATGAGCATTATGGGATTGAGCCGGATATGATGACATTGGCCAAGGGGCTGGCCAGCGGGCTGCCGATCGGAGCCATGATGGGTAAGGAGAAGCTCAGGGAGGCCTTCTCCGCTGGAAGCCATGCCTCGACATTCGGCGGCTCGCCGCTCCCTGTCACTGCGGGACTCGCGACGCTGGAGATGATCCTGGAGGATCGGGCGTGGGAGCAGGCCGGAACAGCCGGAGCTTATCTGATCCGCGAATTAACGGAGCATTGCCTTGGCTACCCGATCATTAGGGAGGTTCGGGGATTGGGACTGCTTGTCGGTGTGGAGTTCACGGAGCCTGTAGCGCCAATCATACAGCGCCTGCATCAGAAGGGGTTGCTGGTTCTGCCAGGGGGCACGCATGTAATCCGGTTCATGCCGAACTTGTATGTGAACCATGATGAGATCGACCGGGCGGTCGCTGTGCTGGTGCAGGTGCTGCAGGAGTGGGAAGGCACCGCCACTGCAAACCCGCAGGTAGCGGCGCCTTAA